A window of Elusimicrobiota bacterium contains these coding sequences:
- a CDS encoding PTS sugar transporter subunit IIC, which translates to MDFIPILKIAAVGSLLSLDATVIGQFMVSRPIVAGPVIGWFCGDIKTGLLVGVLIELLWIGVVPVGVGVPPDSTIVSIVATALSCNKTDTELALAIILAVPLGIIFKRLDIMHRKYNRVFLPVVENGLYHEKYYLLTVVIWLSIFFTFVKGFLSLIISILLLQIVLNYILPVVISQIEIVSGLKIFLLLLPVLGLSSFLAGFVK; encoded by the coding sequence ATGGATTTTATACCGATTCTCAAAATTGCTGCTGTTGGCTCATTACTAAGTTTAGATGCGACTGTCATCGGGCAGTTTATGGTTTCTCGTCCGATAGTTGCTGGACCTGTTATAGGCTGGTTCTGTGGTGATATTAAAACAGGTCTGCTTGTTGGTGTCTTAATAGAACTTTTATGGATAGGCGTAGTGCCAGTTGGTGTTGGCGTCCCGCCGGATTCAACTATTGTCTCAATTGTAGCAACTGCGCTTTCGTGTAATAAAACAGATACAGAATTAGCATTAGCGATAATTCTGGCAGTCCCGCTTGGGATAATTTTCAAACGGCTGGATATTATGCATAGAAAATATAACAGGGTTTTCCTGCCTGTTGTAGAAAACGGGCTTTATCACGAAAAGTATTATTTATTAACTGTGGTTATATGGTTGAGTATTTTTTTTACTTTTGTAAAAGGTTTTTTATCGTTAATTATTTCAATTTTGTTGTTACAGATTGTTCTGAATTATATACTGCCAGTTGTTATTTCACAGATAGAAATCGTTTCAGGATTAAAAATATTTTTGCTACTGCTGCCTGTGTTAGGATTGAGTTCGTTTTTAGCAGGTTTTGTTAAATGA
- the ptsP gene encoding phosphoenolpyruvate--protein phosphotransferase, whose amino-acid sequence MLYKGIAASPGIAIGKAVLISEDVLYAVKRTVAKEDIKKEVDRFKKAITDTKADIEKTKHEAVKHLGKKHIKLFDAYLFIADDPLIKEEVVAEISTQKVNAEYALQVILEKYSKVFEQVKDEYFRERGKDIFEVGRRIMKHLTGTHRKTISEIDKNSIVFANNLTPTDTIAIKAENVIGFATNIGGKTSHTAIMAQAMEIPAVVGMKDITHYVRDGNIVIVDGIEGVVILEPDKDTLVNYRRRQEIYNTEIKELAQFVNLPAVTLDDKKIVVAANIEIPEEIRSVITHGAEGIGLFRTEYLYINRDELPSEEEQLASYRTVVEKVFPNPVIIRTIDLGGDKLLPQLQVSEERNPFLGLRAIRFCLKHPEIFKIQLRAILRASVYGNVKMMYPMISGIDELRAANVILNEVKQELRNKSMQSPLQSPPFDENMEVGIMIEIPSAALTVDLLAKEADFLSIGTNDLIQYTLAVDRVNEHVTHLYEPLHLSVLRLLKNIIDAGKKAGKWVSMCGEMAADSLYTEILLGLGLEHFSVASTSVLKIKKEIRHTNFSEAQKIIDKILTEASRELLIKKVKQKKQH is encoded by the coding sequence ATGTTATACAAAGGGATTGCAGCATCGCCGGGGATTGCGATTGGCAAAGCGGTTCTTATTAGTGAGGATGTGTTATACGCAGTTAAACGGACAGTTGCCAAAGAGGATATAAAAAAAGAGGTTGATAGGTTCAAAAAAGCAATCACTGATACCAAAGCAGATATAGAGAAAACGAAACACGAAGCGGTAAAACATCTCGGCAAAAAACATATCAAACTGTTTGATGCATACCTGTTTATTGCAGACGACCCGCTTATTAAAGAAGAGGTTGTTGCTGAAATTAGCACCCAAAAAGTCAATGCCGAGTATGCACTGCAGGTTATTTTAGAAAAGTATTCAAAAGTTTTTGAACAGGTAAAAGATGAGTATTTCAGAGAACGTGGTAAAGATATTTTTGAAGTTGGCAGACGAATTATGAAACATTTAACAGGTACTCACCGAAAAACTATCAGCGAGATTGATAAAAACTCTATTGTCTTTGCAAATAATCTGACACCAACAGACACTATAGCAATCAAAGCAGAAAATGTAATCGGGTTTGCAACAAATATTGGCGGTAAAACTTCGCATACTGCGATTATGGCGCAAGCAATGGAAATCCCAGCAGTTGTCGGAATGAAAGATATTACACATTATGTTAGAGACGGTAATATCGTAATTGTTGATGGCATAGAAGGTGTTGTTATTCTTGAGCCTGACAAAGATACGCTTGTTAATTACAGAAGAAGGCAGGAGATCTATAATACCGAAATAAAAGAATTAGCGCAGTTTGTGAACCTGCCGGCTGTCACTTTAGACGATAAAAAAATTGTTGTTGCCGCAAATATTGAAATCCCGGAAGAAATAAGGTCAGTAATTACACACGGTGCGGAAGGTATCGGGCTTTTTAGAACGGAATATCTGTATATTAATCGGGACGAACTGCCATCAGAAGAAGAGCAATTAGCATCTTACAGAACTGTTGTAGAGAAAGTATTCCCGAATCCTGTGATTATTAGAACAATAGATTTAGGTGGTGATAAACTATTACCGCAGCTTCAGGTATCAGAAGAACGGAATCCGTTTCTGGGTTTGCGGGCAATACGGTTCTGTCTGAAACATCCGGAGATTTTTAAGATACAATTAAGAGCAATTTTAAGAGCATCTGTATACGGGAATGTGAAAATGATGTATCCGATGATTTCAGGGATTGATGAACTCCGCGCTGCAAATGTTATACTAAACGAAGTAAAACAGGAGTTGAGAAATAAATCTATGCAATCTCCCCTTCAATCTCCCCCATTTGATGAGAATATGGAAGTTGGTATTATGATTGAGATACCATCTGCGGCATTAACGGTAGACCTGCTTGCAAAAGAAGCAGATTTCTTGTCAATTGGTACAAATGATTTAATTCAATACACACTTGCGGTGGATAGAGTTAATGAGCATGTAACACATCTTTACGAACCACTGCATCTGTCTGTTTTACGACTGTTAAAAAATATAATAGACGCTGGTAAAAAAGCAGGAAAATGGGTTTCTATGTGTGGCGAGATGGCAGCAGATTCATTGTATACCGAGATACTTTTAGGTTTAGGGCTTGAACATTTCAGCGTAGCATCTACATCGGTTTTAAAGATAAAAAAAGAGATACGACATACCAATTTTTCAGAAGCCCAAAAAATAATTGACAAGATTCTAACTGAAGCCAGCCGCGAACTGCTTATCAAAAAAGTGAAACAAAAAAAACAACATTAA
- a CDS encoding HPr family phosphocarrier protein: MIDKTLKIKNKLGLHARPASLFVQTTARFNATVKVIKDGQEIDGKSIMGLMMLAAGLGSELHILADGADESELITALEQLIDRKFDEE; encoded by the coding sequence ATGATAGATAAAACGCTAAAAATAAAAAATAAACTTGGACTGCATGCGCGACCTGCATCACTGTTTGTCCAGACAACAGCAAGATTTAACGCAACTGTAAAAGTTATCAAAGACGGTCAGGAGATTGACGGGAAATCTATCATGGGCTTGATGATGCTTGCAGCTGGGCTCGGTTCTGAACTCCATATTTTAGCAGACGGGGCTGACGAATCAGAGTTAATAACTGCACTTGAACAATTGATAGACCGAAAATTTGATGAAGAATAA
- a CDS encoding PTS system mannose/fructose/sorbose family transporter subunit IID, with protein MKKCSVIKTFFRSLLLQAVWNFERMQNVGFLYSILPCLKDIYKADKNQLKNSVLRHFEFFNTHPYIANTIMAIIISLENEKNIDDNLKSQHIKSLKLHLGGPLAAVGDTLFWARVRPLCALIAIACFFGKDESLTNFATPFPPCIPAVIFLVLYNILHIFFRTFGFWIGLKYKTGLVKIISSFKFDKVSKVLQIIGLVIGVFVLLRYLMLTEEYLLGLTVFGITFILIRNNISVTKVFCGLVIVSIILAYCQFL; from the coding sequence ATGAAAAAATGTAGTGTTATAAAAACTTTCTTTCGGTCACTGCTGTTACAGGCAGTTTGGAATTTTGAACGAATGCAAAATGTCGGGTTTCTGTATTCAATTTTACCGTGTCTGAAAGATATCTATAAAGCCGATAAGAACCAGCTTAAAAATTCGGTATTAAGACATTTTGAGTTTTTTAATACACACCCGTATATCGCGAATACAATTATGGCTATTATAATTTCGTTAGAAAACGAAAAAAATATAGATGATAATCTAAAATCCCAACATATCAAATCGCTAAAACTACATTTAGGCGGCCCACTTGCCGCAGTTGGTGATACACTGTTCTGGGCACGAGTCAGACCGCTGTGTGCACTAATAGCGATTGCCTGTTTTTTTGGTAAAGATGAATCGCTTACTAACTTTGCCACCCCATTCCCCCCCTGTATACCGGCAGTTATTTTTCTTGTGTTATACAATATCCTGCATATTTTTTTCAGAACTTTCGGGTTCTGGATAGGATTAAAATACAAAACAGGACTTGTTAAAATTATTAGTAGTTTTAAGTTCGACAAAGTCTCAAAAGTTTTGCAGATTATCGGGCTTGTTATAGGAGTTTTTGTTTTGCTCAGGTATCTTATGCTGACTGAAGAGTACTTGTTAGGGTTGACTGTATTTGGTATTACATTTATTTTGATAAGAAATAATATTTCTGTAACCAAAGTTTTCTGTGGGTTGGTTATTGTAAGTATAATTCTGGCTTATTGCCAATTTTTATGA